The following proteins come from a genomic window of Spongiibacter tropicus DSM 19543:
- a CDS encoding winged helix-turn-helix transcriptional regulator — translation MERATFTPGVAFPDDDSCPVRDVLSPITSKWPMLILFALLDGPQRFSVLQRRIENISRKMLTSSLRMLERDGFIRRQAYPEVPPRVEYELTTLGRKLASPLVRLVEWTSDNHDEVKAARRRFDASAP, via the coding sequence ATGGAACGAGCAACATTTACACCCGGCGTCGCCTTCCCCGACGACGACAGCTGCCCCGTCAGGGACGTGCTCTCCCCGATTACCAGCAAATGGCCGATGCTGATTCTCTTCGCGCTGCTGGATGGCCCGCAGCGCTTCTCTGTGCTTCAGCGGCGCATAGAGAATATTTCCAGAAAAATGCTCACCAGCTCACTGCGTATGCTGGAGCGGGATGGATTTATTCGCCGCCAGGCCTATCCCGAGGTGCCGCCACGGGTAGAGTATGAGCTGACAACACTGGGCAGAAAGCTGGCTAGCCCCCTAGTCCGGCTGGTGGAATGGACGTCGGACAATCACGATGAAGTCAAAGCTGCCAGGCGCCGCTTTGATGCGTCGGCGCCCTGA
- a CDS encoding 3-hydroxyacyl-CoA dehydrogenase NAD-binding domain-containing protein, whose translation MSAANPSISLESASYQIIDGIAVTAINNPPINAISAAVRRSLLAALKKAEEDGASLLMIYCEGNTYIAGADISEFGKPQDFPQLPDVVAAIENATIPVMVAMHGNALGGGLEIAMAGHYRSALSGTKLGLPEVKLGILPGSGGTQRLPRLVGAEKALAMILEGKSISAEEALQAGLIDRTLDGDLRESALSYARELVQANASTRRTGQLSVENPAPELFAAARAKQEKSRSQLLAPNYIIDLIEAATCSSIELGQKLERERFVECRASSGSQSLRHLFFAERTAAKPKGIGNDIPPRSIDRVAVIGAGTMGGGIAMCFATAGYAVTLVELSSDNLQRGLGVIQGNYQKAVDRGITQKTIAEEAFRRITGTTDIGNISDADLVVEATFESMDVKSDVFAKLDAICKPGAILATNTSYLDINEIASMTSRPQDVVGAHFFSPAHIMKLLEVVRSDKTAPDVIKTLMQVAKRIGKIPVTVGVCYGFVGNRMLQKYARQAQLLLIEGATPAQVDNAIKSWGMAMGPLSVADLAGLDIGYFSRRNQGIEVGSQPECSVPDELVDEKRLGRKTLAGFYGYDAVSGTQFEDDYVVEKIKSHSNRWGITRRAISDEEIVDRLILALVIEGIKILEEGVADRSSDIDVVYVNGYGFPRWRGGPMFYAETIGLETALQRIRQFQQQTLDDFWEPPTLLIKAAEQGSATLAIR comes from the coding sequence ATGTCTGCAGCAAACCCGTCAATATCTTTAGAATCAGCCAGTTACCAGATCATCGACGGGATTGCCGTCACCGCAATCAACAATCCACCCATCAACGCCATTTCAGCGGCCGTGCGACGCTCCCTGCTCGCCGCACTAAAAAAAGCAGAAGAAGATGGCGCGTCATTGCTGATGATTTACTGTGAGGGGAATACCTACATTGCCGGTGCAGACATCTCCGAATTCGGTAAACCACAGGACTTCCCACAGCTCCCAGATGTTGTTGCAGCGATTGAGAACGCGACTATTCCAGTCATGGTCGCCATGCACGGCAATGCTCTGGGCGGTGGGCTTGAGATAGCGATGGCCGGACACTACCGAAGCGCCCTAAGCGGCACCAAACTGGGCCTTCCAGAAGTTAAGCTGGGAATACTGCCGGGATCGGGAGGCACCCAGCGATTACCTCGATTGGTCGGCGCCGAGAAAGCGCTCGCAATGATATTGGAGGGTAAATCCATTAGCGCGGAGGAAGCACTTCAGGCTGGCCTGATCGACCGCACCCTCGACGGCGATCTCCGCGAATCAGCACTTAGCTATGCCAGAGAACTGGTACAAGCCAACGCATCGACCAGGCGTACCGGCCAGCTGTCAGTGGAAAACCCGGCACCCGAGTTGTTTGCTGCAGCGCGTGCAAAACAGGAGAAAAGTCGCAGCCAACTGCTTGCCCCTAACTACATTATCGACCTTATCGAAGCGGCAACATGCAGCTCTATAGAACTAGGTCAAAAGCTGGAGCGCGAACGGTTTGTAGAGTGCCGCGCCTCGTCGGGCTCCCAGTCACTTCGTCACCTATTCTTCGCGGAGCGCACTGCCGCCAAGCCCAAGGGGATTGGCAACGATATCCCGCCGCGCAGCATTGACCGGGTTGCCGTTATTGGCGCGGGTACCATGGGGGGCGGTATCGCCATGTGTTTTGCCACCGCAGGTTACGCGGTGACATTGGTCGAGTTGAGCAGCGACAACCTGCAGCGGGGGCTTGGCGTTATACAGGGCAATTACCAAAAAGCGGTCGATCGCGGCATTACGCAAAAAACGATTGCTGAAGAGGCCTTCAGGCGTATTACAGGCACCACGGACATTGGAAATATCAGCGACGCAGACTTAGTCGTTGAGGCAACATTCGAAAGCATGGATGTCAAAAGCGATGTATTTGCCAAGCTCGATGCCATTTGTAAACCAGGCGCCATCCTCGCTACAAACACCTCGTATCTCGATATCAATGAGATCGCAAGCATGACATCACGCCCACAGGACGTAGTAGGCGCTCACTTCTTCAGTCCAGCCCACATTATGAAACTATTGGAGGTCGTCCGCAGCGATAAAACCGCACCCGATGTCATCAAAACCCTGATGCAGGTCGCTAAGCGGATCGGCAAAATCCCCGTCACAGTTGGCGTGTGCTATGGGTTTGTCGGTAACCGGATGCTTCAGAAATATGCGCGCCAAGCTCAGCTTCTCCTCATTGAAGGCGCCACACCCGCGCAGGTCGACAATGCAATCAAAAGCTGGGGAATGGCGATGGGACCGTTGTCTGTCGCGGATCTTGCCGGATTGGATATCGGTTACTTCTCCCGTCGTAATCAGGGTATCGAGGTGGGTAGTCAGCCAGAATGCTCCGTACCCGACGAGCTAGTCGACGAAAAAAGGCTCGGAAGAAAGACACTGGCTGGATTCTACGGATACGACGCCGTTAGCGGGACACAGTTTGAAGATGACTACGTCGTCGAAAAGATAAAATCCCACTCAAATAGATGGGGAATTACCCGCCGGGCGATCTCTGATGAAGAAATTGTTGATCGTCTTATCCTGGCACTGGTCATAGAAGGCATCAAAATTCTGGAGGAAGGCGTTGCCGATAGATCCAGCGATATCGATGTCGTCTACGTTAACGGCTATGGCTTCCCCCGTTGGCGAGGCGGCCCAATGTTCTATGCGGAGACGATTGGACTGGAGACGGCTCTTCAGCGCATCAGACAATTCCAGCAACAGACCTTGGATGATTTTTGGGAACCACCCACACTCCTGATCAAAGCAGCTGAGCAAGGGTCTGCAACGCTGGCTATACGCTAA
- a CDS encoding dihydrodipicolinate reductase, with amino-acid sequence MRKVVVWGTGNVGRPAIRAVLSHRELELVGVVVSNPAKVGRDAGELAGVAPCGVAATDDWQSLISSGIDAVVYAANADTRGEAAFMELIGCLSAGVNVVSTAFYPLLFPKVGIPEAVGPIQQICEQHNASVFISGVDPGWVMDIMPILVSGVASGIEEIRMQEIFNYGLYDAPDVVRNVIGFGLSMDTLPRMLEEEALKIVWAPMVAIVAEALDVTLDSIETHVERVALERSIQVDGMGEFEAGTQGAFRFEVRGMVNGRARIVVEHVTRIDDDCAPDWPYPPEGQGCHQLMITGTPDLVVSYHGHDRIEPGPAGGGNASAANRIVNAIPAVCDGKAGILSPLDLPPIHGGAQINW; translated from the coding sequence ATGAGAAAAGTCGTCGTCTGGGGGACGGGCAATGTTGGCCGCCCTGCAATCCGCGCAGTACTGAGTCATCGTGAGTTGGAGCTGGTCGGTGTGGTGGTGTCCAATCCTGCCAAGGTGGGGCGGGATGCCGGCGAGCTGGCCGGGGTGGCACCCTGCGGTGTTGCCGCGACCGATGACTGGCAGTCGCTGATATCCAGTGGTATCGATGCCGTGGTCTATGCCGCCAATGCCGATACACGCGGGGAGGCGGCTTTTATGGAGCTGATCGGCTGCCTTTCCGCCGGGGTGAATGTTGTGTCTACTGCGTTTTATCCCCTGTTGTTTCCCAAGGTGGGTATACCGGAAGCCGTCGGACCGATTCAGCAAATCTGCGAGCAGCACAATGCGTCGGTGTTCATCTCCGGTGTCGATCCGGGGTGGGTGATGGATATTATGCCGATACTGGTCAGCGGCGTAGCGTCGGGCATCGAAGAAATTCGTATGCAGGAGATCTTCAATTACGGCCTCTATGATGCGCCAGACGTTGTACGCAATGTCATTGGCTTTGGCCTCAGTATGGATACGCTGCCGCGTATGCTGGAGGAAGAAGCGCTGAAAATCGTCTGGGCGCCGATGGTGGCGATTGTCGCCGAGGCGCTGGATGTGACACTCGATAGCATCGAGACGCATGTGGAGCGCGTCGCGCTGGAGCGAAGCATTCAGGTTGACGGCATGGGCGAATTTGAAGCCGGTACCCAGGGCGCCTTCCGGTTTGAAGTGCGCGGCATGGTGAACGGCAGGGCGCGAATTGTTGTTGAGCATGTGACCCGCATTGACGATGACTGCGCCCCTGACTGGCCCTACCCGCCGGAGGGGCAGGGTTGCCATCAATTGATGATCACCGGCACGCCGGATCTGGTTGTGAGCTATCACGGCCACGACCGCATCGAACCCGGCCCGGCAGGCGGTGGTAACGCCTCGGCGGCGAACCGCATTGTGAATGCCATACCTGCTGTCTGTGATGGCAAGGCGGGTATTTTGTCTCCCCTCGACCTGCCACCGATTCACGGCGGCGCGCAAATAAACTGGTAG
- the paaZ gene encoding phenylacetic acid degradation bifunctional protein PaaZ, with translation MKLSSYVCGKWYEGTSQGVETFNAVTGEAVCHVSSEGINFADVVRFGREVGGKALREMTFHDRALALKNMAKALMADKEKFYEISAQTGATRADGWVDIEGGLGTVFSYASLATRELPNDTVLVEGETETLSKNGSFLGRHILTSKPGVSVHINAFNFPIWGMLEKIAPSLIAGVPVIVKPATPSAYLSEAMVRDIVDGGYFPAGAIQIICGSVGDLLEHLNEQDVVTFTGSASTGRKLRTHPNIIENSIPFTMEADSLNAAILGKSVSEDDPEFDLFLREISKEMTIKAGQKCTAIRRVIVPREKVKAVIDGLSTKLDKIAMGDASHEGVRMGALISRDQVRDVAEQVARLTQECEIVHGGSDDFEVIGADKNKGAFYPKTVLYCDRPFEKTLVHEVEAFGPVTTVMPYDELDDAIDIAKLGKGSLVASVYSYDNVETKKLVTSAAAWHGRMLILNRDCAKESTGHGSPLMPLVHGGPGRAGGGEELGGLRAVKHYMQRTAIQGSPGSLMAVTSEYHRGALVESDGVHPFRKYFEDLVIGETLVTHRRTVTEADIVNFGCISGDHFYAHFDEIAAQDSFFGKRVAHGYFVLSAAAGMFVDPGKGPVIANYGLESLRFIEPVGIGDTIQAKLTVKKKIKKAKRGDEKANGVVQWAIEVVNQHNEPVAVYDIMTLVERRDD, from the coding sequence ATGAAGCTCAGCAGCTACGTATGTGGAAAGTGGTACGAGGGCACCAGCCAAGGGGTAGAAACATTTAATGCCGTCACTGGTGAAGCCGTTTGTCACGTCAGTAGTGAAGGCATCAATTTCGCGGATGTGGTTCGCTTCGGTCGCGAAGTCGGTGGCAAAGCCCTTCGTGAAATGACCTTCCATGATCGCGCGCTGGCTCTGAAGAACATGGCTAAGGCGTTGATGGCTGACAAGGAGAAGTTCTACGAAATCTCCGCACAGACTGGGGCAACCCGTGCTGATGGATGGGTCGATATAGAAGGTGGTTTGGGTACAGTTTTTTCTTATGCAAGCCTTGCTACCCGCGAGCTGCCAAACGATACCGTGCTGGTTGAGGGGGAGACGGAAACGCTATCTAAAAACGGTAGTTTTCTGGGGAGACACATTCTCACGTCTAAGCCGGGCGTCTCGGTACATATCAATGCGTTTAATTTTCCGATTTGGGGGATGCTGGAAAAAATTGCTCCCAGTTTGATTGCCGGGGTTCCTGTGATTGTTAAGCCCGCAACGCCCAGCGCTTATCTTTCAGAGGCGATGGTCAGAGATATCGTTGATGGTGGCTATTTTCCTGCAGGTGCAATCCAGATTATTTGTGGCTCGGTTGGGGATTTGCTCGAACACCTGAATGAGCAGGATGTGGTGACGTTTACTGGTTCGGCCAGTACCGGGCGAAAGCTGCGCACGCATCCCAACATTATTGAAAACTCCATTCCATTTACTATGGAAGCGGATTCTCTCAATGCCGCCATCCTGGGTAAATCGGTGTCGGAAGACGACCCTGAGTTCGACTTGTTCTTACGGGAAATCAGCAAGGAAATGACCATCAAGGCCGGTCAGAAATGTACGGCTATTCGCCGTGTGATTGTGCCGCGTGAAAAGGTTAAAGCAGTCATTGATGGTTTGTCGACAAAGCTGGATAAAATCGCGATGGGCGATGCCTCCCACGAAGGTGTTCGCATGGGGGCGTTGATCAGTCGCGATCAGGTACGTGATGTGGCGGAACAGGTCGCCCGCCTGACTCAAGAGTGCGAAATAGTACACGGCGGCAGCGATGACTTTGAGGTCATCGGTGCAGACAAGAACAAAGGCGCGTTCTATCCAAAAACCGTGTTGTATTGCGACCGTCCGTTTGAAAAGACACTGGTGCACGAAGTTGAAGCCTTCGGTCCGGTCACTACCGTTATGCCTTACGACGAGTTGGACGACGCCATTGATATTGCCAAGCTTGGCAAGGGTAGTCTGGTCGCTTCTGTTTACAGCTACGATAACGTCGAAACCAAGAAGCTGGTTACCTCGGCGGCCGCATGGCACGGCCGTATGCTTATCCTGAATCGCGATTGCGCGAAAGAATCTACAGGTCATGGCTCACCATTGATGCCGTTGGTCCATGGCGGTCCGGGACGCGCGGGTGGTGGTGAAGAGCTGGGCGGCCTGCGGGCTGTTAAGCACTATATGCAGCGCACAGCAATTCAGGGTTCACCTGGCTCACTAATGGCGGTCACGTCTGAATACCATCGCGGCGCCTTGGTGGAATCTGATGGCGTACATCCGTTCCGAAAATATTTTGAAGATCTCGTTATTGGCGAAACGCTGGTAACACACCGTCGTACGGTGACGGAAGCCGATATTGTTAACTTCGGTTGTATCAGCGGTGATCATTTCTATGCCCACTTCGACGAGATTGCTGCCCAAGACTCGTTCTTTGGTAAGCGCGTCGCTCACGGATACTTTGTGCTTTCCGCCGCAGCAGGCATGTTCGTTGATCCCGGCAAGGGGCCGGTTATTGCCAACTATGGCCTGGAGAGTCTGCGCTTTATTGAGCCGGTGGGAATCGGCGACACGATCCAAGCCAAACTGACAGTGAAAAAGAAGATCAAAAAAGCAAAACGTGGTGACGAAAAAGCCAACGGTGTTGTGCAGTGGGCTATCGAAGTTGTTAATCAACATAACGAACCCGTTGCTGTGTACGACATCATGACGCTGGTTGAGCGTCGCGACGATTGA
- the paaX gene encoding phenylacetic acid degradation operon negative regulatory protein PaaX gives MPKITRSPSLVSWIERYIATEQPRSKSLIITVFGDAISPFSEGIWLGELIKLMEAFSVNERLVRTSAFRLADEGWLSSRKEGRRSFYSLTDAGTRRFESAYKHIYQEYSIDWDGKWTLVVLQKNIEATTERSELRKELEWNGFSLLSNGIFLHPLATLDTARQIIERNGYQDLAILFRAESAGDSNGLNSLTKIRESWNLEEVEHLYRKFINDFTPVLDLVHEDKLSPLVAFQLQTLMIHSFRRANLHDPLLPTELLPENWPHTQAYEICKDIYKVTCEHAHAFLAMHADVPADLRKGNRLNISVVDRFK, from the coding sequence ATGCCGAAGATTACTCGAAGTCCATCACTCGTCAGCTGGATAGAACGCTATATTGCAACGGAGCAACCACGCTCAAAATCTCTGATCATTACCGTATTTGGCGATGCTATCTCGCCCTTTTCCGAAGGCATTTGGCTGGGTGAGCTTATAAAGCTCATGGAAGCTTTTTCAGTGAACGAACGCTTGGTCCGTACCAGCGCATTTCGTCTGGCGGACGAGGGCTGGCTATCGTCAAGAAAAGAGGGCAGACGTAGCTTTTACTCACTGACCGACGCAGGAACACGGCGCTTTGAGTCGGCGTATAAGCATATTTACCAAGAGTACAGTATTGATTGGGATGGAAAATGGACCCTGGTGGTTCTGCAGAAGAACATCGAAGCCACGACAGAGCGATCTGAGCTACGGAAAGAACTTGAGTGGAATGGTTTCAGCCTTCTCTCGAACGGTATTTTCCTTCATCCCCTCGCCACCCTTGATACCGCTAGGCAAATCATTGAGCGGAATGGCTATCAAGACCTAGCTATCCTATTCAGAGCTGAGTCCGCTGGAGATAGCAATGGTTTGAACAGCCTCACGAAGATTAGGGAGAGCTGGAATCTTGAGGAGGTTGAGCACCTCTACCGGAAATTCATCAATGACTTCACGCCCGTTCTGGACCTGGTACATGAGGATAAACTATCACCATTAGTCGCCTTTCAATTACAAACACTCATGATCCACTCATTCCGGCGAGCAAACTTGCATGACCCACTCCTGCCCACCGAACTGCTTCCCGAAAACTGGCCCCACACTCAAGCCTACGAGATATGCAAGGATATCTATAAGGTAACGTGTGAACATGCACACGCCTTTCTCGCCATGCATGCAGATGTTCCGGCTGACTTGCGCAAGGGGAACAGACTGAACATTTCCGTTGTCGATCGATTCAAATAG
- a CDS encoding carboxymuconolactone decarboxylase family protein, whose amino-acid sequence MARITLPPGEFDESIRVLGVQPAMGNAMAVMSDAIYSKSGLDLRVRELIRMRVAQINACQVCLNYRFPELEAEGINETFYSEVASWRESELFSDREKLAVEFAERFILDHLNIDDVFFDALKAHYSSTEIYEMSTTIAGLLANGRVMQVLHIDQSCAL is encoded by the coding sequence ATGGCGCGAATCACACTGCCGCCGGGCGAGTTTGACGAGAGTATCCGCGTACTGGGTGTTCAGCCCGCCATGGGCAACGCGATGGCGGTGATGAGTGATGCCATCTATTCGAAGTCGGGGCTCGATCTTCGCGTGAGAGAGCTGATACGGATGCGTGTCGCCCAGATTAACGCCTGCCAGGTCTGTTTGAATTACCGTTTTCCCGAGCTGGAGGCGGAGGGGATAAACGAAACGTTTTACAGCGAGGTGGCAAGCTGGCGTGAAAGTGAACTGTTCAGCGACCGAGAGAAGTTGGCGGTGGAGTTTGCCGAGCGTTTTATCCTTGACCATTTGAATATTGATGACGTCTTCTTTGACGCCTTGAAAGCGCACTATTCGTCGACGGAAATCTACGAAATGAGCACCACGATTGCCGGCTTGCTGGCCAATGGGCGCGTTATGCAGGTGTTGCATATCGACCAGAGCTGCGCCCTGTAA
- a CDS encoding 3'-5' exonuclease, with amino-acid sequence MLNSESIPYLLMKSSAQKKQYSADVNRMNILLPPSSKGLEFDTVVIIDSSFVPQNNDEELVEQVRKLYVGMTRAQRALLPSYHRANDIGASLSSAR; translated from the coding sequence GTGCTCAACTCGGAAAGCATCCCCTATCTGCTTATGAAATCCAGCGCTCAAAAAAAGCAGTACTCGGCGGACGTTAATCGTATGAATATTCTCCTCCCCCCCAGCAGCAAAGGTTTGGAGTTTGATACGGTGGTTATCATCGATAGCAGCTTTGTGCCGCAGAACAATGACGAAGAATTGGTAGAGCAAGTTCGGAAGCTTTATGTTGGCATGACAAGAGCGCAACGGGCGCTGCTACCCAGCTACCATCGCGCGAACGACATTGGCGCCTCATTGTCCTCAGCTCGTTAG
- a CDS encoding TonB-dependent receptor yields MTARKREENIQETPLAVTALSGDDLREAGIDNVADLSKSVPSLQINKGQGNQIYIRGIGERTGFVRVDPTVGVYLDGLFLPRADGQLLDTVDVENLQILRGPQGTLFGKNTTGGALMLSLAKPQDEFSGYIEAGAGNYGAQKLRASANIPVAENFYTRLAFNTSRNDGYMKDGGKIGRTNAEDGYAALLQTRWDFSQQASLDNLLFIGESNGVMTNTNCNITRSDALFVDGLALLWAGDRDASQGRAYRENCESNSREQQGDLRADKGENPMLDHGFESILFGSTLSWDINESYSLKAILGLRNARESPIQSADNDGGPAEYNEAYFTDDSIRRSYSLELQLNGSAFSDRLHFTTGLFFAEENNNETFTLLTNLVGIDLSSLTQLATGQDPTRPMSAAGTVPIVGALTGNPLLKSDFELDNRTYAAFFQASYDLSRSLQLTLGARYTEETRKSDLLVTGTDFDDLTARLQAADPRFIPLSAPGLLNPITGGQTDGLFTFLGSWLEDPVGIATNVFRDRNGDGLVDYKFDDANPTSYQADETFSKLTPTVSLGYFFDESALEGTLFDNVSLYATYSEGFKSGFSEPRGVDGLARIEPEEVANTEFGIKMDLFDNRMRFNLAAYEMDYKNMQLVTVSQDSDGNLIVVFTNAGRSAIQGAEFELSWLPFPGALLSLNYSNNNYYYKEFNDTDLKELAVRNSRVGVDRSNEPFPAAPEESASLGFQASIPSPVGIFTPRIDISYKGDVFFGLDGTSAEVYALDNDNAGADGYVLIDVRLSWQNEDGDYRISAYATNLTDERFINATVAVTDSIGTFNQSYGDPRLIGADITWTF; encoded by the coding sequence GTGACCGCTCGAAAGCGTGAGGAAAATATTCAGGAAACTCCTCTGGCGGTGACCGCCTTGAGCGGTGACGATCTCAGGGAAGCGGGCATCGACAATGTTGCGGATCTCTCCAAGAGTGTGCCCAGTCTGCAGATTAACAAAGGGCAGGGGAATCAGATTTATATTCGCGGCATCGGCGAGCGGACGGGTTTTGTGAGGGTCGACCCCACTGTCGGCGTCTATCTTGATGGCCTGTTTCTTCCGAGAGCCGATGGGCAGCTGCTCGATACGGTCGATGTGGAGAATCTGCAAATCCTGCGCGGTCCGCAAGGCACGCTATTTGGCAAAAACACGACCGGCGGCGCACTGATGTTGTCGCTGGCAAAGCCGCAGGACGAATTTTCCGGTTATATCGAAGCCGGTGCGGGCAACTATGGCGCTCAAAAGCTCCGGGCCAGCGCCAATATTCCGGTGGCCGAAAACTTCTATACACGGCTTGCATTTAATACCAGCCGTAACGACGGCTATATGAAGGACGGGGGCAAAATCGGCCGAACGAATGCGGAAGATGGATACGCAGCACTTCTGCAAACCCGCTGGGATTTCAGTCAGCAGGCGTCGCTGGACAATCTGCTTTTTATTGGTGAGTCCAACGGGGTGATGACCAATACGAACTGTAATATCACGCGCAGTGATGCTCTTTTTGTCGACGGTCTGGCGCTGCTATGGGCAGGCGATAGGGATGCCTCGCAAGGAAGGGCCTACCGCGAGAACTGTGAGTCGAACAGCCGTGAGCAACAGGGAGACCTGAGGGCCGACAAAGGGGAAAATCCGATGCTGGACCACGGCTTCGAATCCATTCTGTTTGGCAGCACGCTAAGCTGGGATATCAACGAGAGCTACTCGTTGAAAGCGATATTGGGGCTTCGCAACGCTCGAGAGTCGCCGATTCAATCGGCCGATAATGATGGCGGCCCGGCTGAGTATAACGAGGCGTATTTTACGGATGACAGTATCCGCCGCTCCTACAGCCTGGAGCTTCAGCTAAACGGGTCGGCATTTTCGGATCGACTGCACTTTACGACGGGGCTGTTTTTCGCTGAAGAGAACAATAACGAGACCTTCACTCTTCTTACCAATTTAGTCGGTATCGATTTATCCAGTTTGACGCAGCTGGCGACCGGGCAAGATCCAACGCGGCCAATGTCTGCGGCGGGGACGGTTCCTATTGTTGGCGCGCTCACCGGCAACCCTTTGCTGAAGTCAGATTTTGAGCTGGACAACAGAACCTACGCGGCGTTTTTTCAGGCTTCGTATGACCTTAGTCGCTCTCTGCAGCTTACCTTGGGGGCCCGATATACCGAGGAAACACGAAAGTCGGATCTGCTGGTGACGGGAACCGATTTTGACGATCTTACTGCGCGCTTGCAGGCGGCCGATCCGCGTTTTATCCCGCTGTCGGCCCCCGGCTTGCTGAACCCGATTACCGGCGGGCAAACAGATGGCTTGTTCACGTTCCTCGGGTCTTGGCTGGAGGACCCTGTCGGGATCGCGACCAATGTGTTTCGCGACAGAAATGGTGATGGCCTGGTTGATTACAAGTTTGATGATGCTAACCCCACCTCGTATCAGGCGGATGAGACCTTCAGCAAACTGACGCCGACGGTTTCGCTTGGCTACTTCTTTGATGAAAGCGCACTGGAGGGCACGCTGTTTGACAATGTGTCGCTGTATGCGACTTACAGCGAGGGCTTTAAATCGGGATTTTCAGAACCTCGTGGTGTGGATGGACTTGCCAGAATCGAGCCTGAGGAAGTGGCTAACACTGAGTTCGGCATCAAAATGGATTTATTCGATAACCGAATGCGCTTTAACCTCGCTGCCTATGAGATGGACTACAAGAATATGCAGCTGGTCACCGTGTCGCAGGATTCCGACGGTAATCTGATCGTTGTGTTTACCAACGCCGGGCGATCTGCCATTCAGGGCGCCGAGTTTGAACTCAGTTGGTTGCCATTTCCCGGCGCCTTGCTCAGTCTGAATTACAGTAATAACAACTACTACTACAAAGAATTCAACGACACCGATTTGAAAGAGCTGGCGGTGCGCAACAGCCGGGTCGGCGTCGATCGTAGCAATGAGCCCTTTCCCGCGGCACCGGAGGAAAGCGCCTCTTTGGGCTTTCAGGCCAGCATCCCCTCGCCAGTCGGCATTTTTACGCCGCGTATCGATATCAGTTACAAGGGTGACGTATTTTTCGGCCTGGATGGAACCTCGGCGGAGGTCTATGCTCTCGACAACGACAATGCTGGCGCCGATGGCTATGTGCTTATCGATGTACGGCTAAGCTGGCAAAACGAGGATGGCGACTATCGCATCAGCGCGTATGCCACCAACCTCACCGACGAGCGCTTTATTAATGCGACCGTTGCGGTGACGGATTCCATCGGCACGTTTAATCAGAGCTACGGCGACCCCCGGCTTATCGGTGCCGACATAACATGGACCTTCTGA